One Onthophagus taurus isolate NC chromosome 11, IU_Otau_3.0, whole genome shotgun sequence genomic window carries:
- the LOC111418052 gene encoding uncharacterized protein, with product MEDRAALGKDRKQEEMDEGDKGRKEEGARARIRKREEDDESEEGREGKRKPSVSLDKELEAMRGIEMEKMEKKETEKKGKTTKNIIDDLTRKIEEMVGLIQQNTAVPLKNRIREFHGGIKGLRRIYEKEEREREEKMYLLNTQIDKIQSNIEMRVELGKKMTEKAEKGTQTQINKKEIATQTNIERMFTLQRTVEKYEEFKTVKEEKWTKESYENTEVLIGNPLHAKDSTVLVVLADPGDPRMERGIQRKFKERYPEIEDIEENIGIIEQTHKIKTKGQSETRRRKIIKITCKGTDEDLFESFRLLREEVKDDERISCHTIKERDTNTIRKIIESNFHGTKTRVVIYVPEMEKIKTVEKQERKTYAFVVENKDKSYTDTLKEVKERLQKGNIGEGIKSIRSTRKGKLLVVMDKDKDKIEKIKEAIVENKEMKVKQLRDGDTDTIHIRGMDALVEKCEVQKAIEEMVGEGRYDLKMGELRPMRDETMAITIKMERKGAEMLLRQGNIKIGYARCNLEKRVEIQRCYRCWGHGHSSKDCSGPDRVKLCFRCGKEGHAAKDCKNEEYCPICEHSGHRAGSGRCENFKKELNTRRRAERQVWRKEWAKETKQAQQTQITN from the coding sequence ATGGAAGATAGAGCAGCGTTGGGGAAAGACCGAAAGCAGGAAGAGATGGATGAGGGGGACAAGGGTAGAAAAGAAGAAGGGGCGAGAGCACGTATTCGAAAGAGGGAGGAGGACGATGAAAGTGAAGAGGGAAGAGAGGGTAAGAGGAAACCCAGTGTGTCATTAGACAAAGAATTAGAAGCAATGAGAGGGATAGAAATGGAGAAAATGGAAAAGAAGGAAACTGAGAAAAAAGGAAAGACCACTAAAAATATCATAGATGATTTAACGAGAAAGATAGAGGAAATGGTAGGGTTAATACAACAGAACACTGCAGTTCctttaaaaaatagaattagAGAATTTCATGGAGGGATAAAAGGGCTGCGGAGGATatatgaaaaagaagaaagggAAAGGGAGGAAAAAATGTATCTATTAAATACACAGATagataaaatacaaagtaATATAGAGATGAGAGTGGAATTGGGGAAAAAGATGACAGAGAAAGCTGAAAAAGGAACGCAaactcaaataaataaaaaagaaatagcaACACAAACAAATATTGAAAGAATGTTTACACTACAAAGAACAGTGGAGAAGTATGAAGAGTTTAAAACAGTAAAAGAGGAAAAATGGACTAAGGAAAGTTATGAAAACACAGAAGTATTAATAGGAAATCCATTACACGCAAAGGATAGCACTGTATTGGTAGTTCTGGCTGACCCGGGAGATCCGAGGATGGAGAGGGGCATACAGAGGAAATTTAAAGAAAGATACCCCGAGATAGAAGATATCGAAGAGAATATTGGTATCATTGAGCAGActcacaaaataaaaacgaaaggCCAAAGTGAAACAAGgcgaagaaaaataataaaaattacctGTAAGGGAACTGATGAGGATCTCTTTGAAAGCTTTAGATTGCTAAGGGAGGAAGTAAAGGATGACGAACGCATATCATGTCatacaataaaagaaagagaCACGAATaccataagaaaaataatagaatcaaattttcatggtACAAAAACAAGGGTTGTGATATATGTACCAGAAATGGAAAAAATCAAGACTGTAGAGAAACAAGAAAGAAAAACATATGCCTTTGTCGTTGAAAATAAAGACAAGTCATATACAGACACCCTAAAGGAAGTAAAAGAGAGGCTACAAAAGGGAAACATAGGAGAGGGAATAAAAAGTATTAGAAGTACCAGAAAAGGAAAACTATTAGTTGTAATGGATAAAGATAAAGACaagatagaaaaaattaaggaGGCCATAGTTGAAAATAAAGAGATGAAAGTGAAACAGCTGAGAGATGGAGATACAGACACTATACATATAAGAGGTATGGACGCATTAGTGGAAAAATGTGAGGTACAGAAAGCCATAGAAGAGATGGTAGGAGAAGGGAGATACGATTTAAAAATGGGAGAACTCAGGCCAATGAGAGATGAGACAATGgcaataactattaaaatgGAGAGAAAGGGTGCTGAAATGCTGTTAAGGCAGGGTAACATTAAGATCGGTTATGCGAGATGCAACTTGGAAAAGAGGGTAGAAATACAAAGGTGCTATAGATGCTGGGGACACGGTCACTCGAGCAAGGATTGCTCGGGACCGGACAGGGTTAAGCTCTGCTTTAGATGCGGGAAAGAGGGCCATGCAGCGAAGGACTGCAAAAATGAGGAGTATTGCCCAATATGTGAGCACAGTGGACATAGGGCGGGGTCAGGAAGATGCgagaattttaaaaaggaacTAAACACAAGAAGAAGGGCGGAAAGACAAGTTTGGAGGAAGGAATGGGCCAAAGAAACAAAGCAGGCCCAACAAACAcagataacaaattaa